The genomic window TACCATTCCGACCATGGTACATAATGCTGTACTCCGCGCCGCATTTGTCACATCTGCACATCCTTATCCCTCCTTTTGTTTGTCCTCATTTTGTGGTACAATCACTTTGGTTCCAATAGATCATCGATACTTTTGACCCGGAAAAAATTTTTTAGCTTTTGCCACACTCCGACGCTACCTTTCGAGGTGCCAGCCTCAAGGCGGCTGTAGTGTTGCTTGGAAATTCCGATTGCTTTTGCGACTTCCTCTTGAGTAAGTTTTGATCGCAATCTAATTTCCTTTAGGTGCTCCCTTTTCACGGTTCCTCCTTTCTGTCACTTGTTAAGTGACTTCTATACTTGTATTATAGTCACTTGTTAAGTGACTGTCAAGGGGGTTTTGGAATGTTTCCGAAAAAAATTTTTGCTATCCGAATCAAAGAGCTTCGCCAGGCAAATGGTCTCACTTTGGCCCAGCTTGGACAACTTTTTGGTGTTTCTAAGCAATCTGCCCAGCGTTGGGAAACCGGGGTTAATGTTCCTTCAGCCGAAAACCTTGTTGACATGGCCGACTACTTCGGCGTGTCCCTCGACTACCTCGTGGGCAGGTCGGACGATCCTACTTTGCATAAGTAGTCCGGCCCCCGGTACATCGTGTAGTGCTCCTCGCCGCACTGATCGCATCTCATTTAATCAACTCCTTCCTTACACATCATCCCACCGCCCTCAACATACTGCCGCATTTTTTCAGCCAACAGTTTACCGATGTTTTGGTGTAGCTTTTCTTCCCCTTGGGCAAGTTCTTCGGTTGCTTTGACATAGATCGGAACAGCGGGCAAAAACTCGCCCGTTTTGGGATCACGTGCCGCTGTAACGCCGATTTGGATAAAGCGCATAGAATCATCTCCTTTTAAGTCTTGCGGGAGGACTTAGACAACACTTGTGGTATCAGCATGGTGATGTCTTGGACTTCTACGGACAGTACATCACACAGACACATGACCTCTGTCCACGTAAAATTTAGCCGTCCTTTTATCTTGCGCCCTAAACTTTGAGGGGTTATGCCTAGCTGACGAGCTACATAGGTTTGCGTTATTCCGCGCCCATACAAATACTTTTGCAATTCCGTTTTCATGTTATCTCCTCCCTGCGCCCTCCGTTCTTCATGCACGCTTGTAGTCATTGCAAAACCGGATCGCTTCCACTTCGGAATCAAATACATCGACCCATACATCGCAGGACCGTGTCTCTGTACAGCCGCTTTCCTCGCCATCTCGTGCCGGCCTTACTCGCGCCACCATTCTTCCATTGTCGAACACCTTGGCTTCCACCGCGTATTTCATATTTTCAGCCCCTTTTCACTCTTCATCACTTAGTATCCTCATAAAACCTTGTCCAATCTTCATCGAGCACTGCCGCAAGTCGCTTAGCAATTGCTGGTTCTGGAGTACGCTGGCCTTGCTCAATGTAGGACACTGTTCTGCCACAGGTATCCGCTTTGTATGCAAGCCTTTCCTGGGACAGACCAAGTGATAAGCGTTTTTCCCTCATCCAGGTCCGCATTTTATCCCTCCTTTGCCATGGTCATATCAATTTGATTGTGGTATATTATTGATACACGCCCGCACACTGCATATAGGGCGCTTGTGCTTGGTATGGATATAGTATACTCTTAATTTTTAAGAGTGTCAATAATATATTCTTATTTTTTGAGAGGAATCCCATGGATATTACTGTTGAGCGAATTGTACAACTGATAAAAAGTAAAAAAATTGCCGAGGCTACCTTTGCCGAGGATATCGGTATGGGGCGAAATACGGTTAACAATTGGAAGGGCGGCAGAAGCAAAACATATCTAAAAAAAGTTGATGCGATTGCAGACTATTTTGGCGTGTCTGTCGATTACCTTTTAGGTCGTACCGACAATCCCGCACCTCCTAGGCTCAATGCCGATAATGCTATTATCGTCCAGGGCGACTATGTAGGGCCTGTTACAGAGGACGAGCGAGTATTCGTGGAGCAAGTTCTTAAAGCATATCGTGAACAGCAAAAGCATGATAAGTCCTAATTAAATATATAAAGTGATATTTTTTGCATATACTTATGGAATCCTTTGCTTTGATTTGGTATAATTTCCACAAATCTGTAGCGGGAGTTTAGGGGCTCCCGCTTTTTTGTCTATGAATAATACTGGTTATTCCAATTGAGCCTTGCATTTACAAAAACTCTTGCTATAATATATATACAAGAACATATGTTCTTATTATTTGCAGGAGTAGAGATTTATGTTATATATCATTGTTCCAATCGCTCTCGGTCGATGTAATGCTTTATTGGTTGATAACACTTTGTTTATTGAGAAGGCTCTGTCTCGGTCAGAAGCAGTCTATGTCATAAAACTGGCAATATCAAAACAACTACTCCATAGAAAGGCCCCTGAATGCATTGATATATGCTCTGTTAAGCACCGTGGCAATCAATATATAATGAGAATAAAGATAATGAATTGAAAAGGGAGCCGACAAAATGAAAAATGCAGTAATTTATGCCCGATTTTCTTCCCATGCTCAAAACGAGCAATCCATCGAAGGGCAGCTTCGAGTATGCCATGAATTTGCAAAACGGGAAGGCTATACGGTTATCGGCGAGTATATTGATCGTGCCATTTCCGGGCGGTCGGATGATCGTCCAGAGTTCCAACGCATGATCAGCGACGCTAGAAAACGCGCATTCCAGTTCGTGATCGTATACAAACTCGATAGATTTACGCGGAACCGTTATGATAGCGCGATCTACAAGCACAAGCTTAAACAATATGGCGTAAAGGTTCTGTCCGCAATGGAGAATATTGGCGACAACCCCGAAAGCATTATATTGGAGGCTGTGTTGGAAGCATCGGCGGAATACTATTCTGTCGATCTTTCCCAGAAAATTAAACGCGGGCGTCAAGACAGCGCTACAAAAGGGAAATTTGTTGGCGGAAGGGTGCCGATCGGATATAAATCTATCGGAGGCCAGCTTGTGATCGACGAGGCCAAAGCACCCATCATTAAATACGCCTTCGAGGAATATGCCAAAGGAACTAAGAAAAGAGACATCATTGCCGAACTCAATGCCCGAGGCCTGCGCAACTTGAACGGTAATCCTTACGGCTGCACAGCTCTCCAAACTGCGCTCAAGAATAAAAAGTATGTTGGTATCTTGGAGCAGTCTGGCGTGGTCGTTGAGGGAGGATGCCCCGCAATCATTGACAAGGAGACTTTCAGCAAGGTACAGGAACGCTTGGAGAAAAACAGACGTCAGGGTGCAAAAAATAAAGCCAAGATTGAATATCTATTGACCGGAAAGCTATTCTGTGGTTATTGCGGATCTCCCATGCAGGGCGTATCGGGCACCGGAAAAAACGGCAAGAGATGGAGTTACTATCAATGTCCAAAGCGTCGCCGAAAAGAGGGATGCAATAAGCTCAACGAAAAAAAAGACTTTTTGGAATGGTACATTGTTGAGCAAACTGTTGAATATGTCCTCGTGCCTGAGCGGATGAAGCATATCGCCGCTGCTGTCGTGGCTCAGTATGACAGTGAGTTTAACGATGGTAAGGTAAAAGAAATGGAACGCCGCATCGCTTGGCTGGAACGGGAAATTGCTAAAATTGCGAATACAGTCATCGACATGCCCAAAGAAGGCCGCAAGCCCTTGTATGATAAGATTGAGCAATATGGACTTGAAAAAACGGATATAGAAATCGATCTTGCCAAAATGAAGGTCGCAAACCGAATTCGCTTTACTGAGAAAGATATCATGGCTTGGCTCAAGGTTTTCTGTAAAGGTGATCTGTTTGACATGGATTTTCGGAGGCGCATCATTGATGTACTTGTCAATTCTGTGTACCTGTACGACGATAAAACCGTCATATACTATAATATAAAAGGCGGTAAGCAAGTATCTTATATAGATATGCTAGAAAACACTGAAAGCATTGAAACCTTCGAAGACCCTCTGGATTCTTCTAACGATCGTATATCAAACGGCTTGCTCCACCAAAAAGGCATACTACCCGTTAAGGGCTAGTATGCCTTTTATTTCTTAAAAAGCCGGAGTAAGAGATAAAGACACATGGGGAATTCAGTTGGACGGGGAAACAATTCTCCAGCTTGCCATGGAGGAATATGAGCGGGCTAAAGTTAATCGGCAGCTTGGCGATACCTGCGCCCCGTGCCTATAGGATATAGCCGCAAGATTAAATGAAGGGATCGAATCGGAGCTGCCCTTTTTAGAAAAAATTATTCATCAAAGGCTGTCGGCTCTGTAGCCGTACAAAATTCATCAGCCTCTCCCATGCAGAATTATTTTTGAACGTCCGAACCCATCCGTCTGCGGTATTGGTTGGGTGTCATACCCGTTTTTTGTCTGAATTTCTCAATGAAATAGCTGGGCGTGCTGAATCCGCATTCGTATGCGATTTGGCTGACCGTCCGTCCGGGATGGTTGAGGAGCGCTTCGGCGCTCTTCGTGATTCTCAGGTTGTTGATATAGCTGAAAATTGTACTGCCCGTATGGCTCTTGAAATAACGGCAGCATTCGTTGGGGCACAGGTTGACCCATTTGGAGAGTTGCTTCAGGGTGATTTTCTCTCCAAAATGCTCATGAATGTAGTTGAGGATCAGCTTGATCCGCTCCAAAGCGTCCGGCGCCGCCTCCGCCGCGCCTTCCGCACCGCTTTGAAGAAGCAGGAAAAAAATGTGCATCAAAAGACTGACAATCCATATTTCAAACCCCTTCGCCCTCCCCTGATAGGCGCTATGAATCTCCCCCATCTTCTTGAGGACCAGACCCTGCCAGGATACATCCTTGGATAACAGAATGTATCGGCGTGTGGGGTCCTCCAGAAATCCCTTCAAATACCGGTTATGGATATCGCTCTCCGGGAAGGAGCCCATGAGCCTCGGGCTTACATCGGTACAATGATAGGCGGCATCTGCCGTAAGCGGTTCGGCCATGTGCAGAACGCCGCTGTTGATAAAAAGCCCCATGCCAGCAGCCAGCAGATGGATCCCGTCCCCCACGTGGAACCGGACCTGTCCCTCCGTCACCAGGCAAAACTGAAATTCATCGTGCCAGTGCCAGTCCACAAAACCGAGGGCGTTCTTCGCAAGAACCGTTTCATAGATGGCCATGGGAAAGCCCTCCGTCCCGTGCCGCGTCATCTCCATTCGGCTGTCCTGATCAATAGGAATTCGATAAACCTGCATGGGCGCCTCCAACATCTTAATATATTGATATTATTTAAGGATATTATGATAGATTATCTGCAAAATATCAATATATAATTATATTAAGATCAAATGAACGAAAGGATGGTGTCGTGTTTTGGCAGGGCTTGAATGTTTTTACCATCCCGTCGGCAGGAGAATGCTTCCGGCGTATTTTGAGGCTTCCAACTTTCAAAAGGTCCTCCGTTATCATCAATCTCTCCCCGGTTACCAGCAAACACCGCTAGTGGCGCTGCCCGGGCTGGCAAGGGTGCTGGGTGTGGGCGGCATCTATTTGAAGGATGAATCCAGGCGTTTTGGCCTGAACGCCTTCAAGGGGCTGGGCGCCTCCTATGCGCTCCATGAGCTCCTGCAACGGGAAACGCTCAGGGAAGTGGTGTCCGCCACCGACGGCAATCATGGCAGGGCCCTGGCCTGGGCCGCCCAAAATGCCGGGCTCAAAGCCACCATCTTCATGCCCAAGGGCTCGTCGGAGTGC from Gehongia tenuis includes these protein-coding regions:
- a CDS encoding helix-turn-helix transcriptional regulator, encoding MKREHLKEIRLRSKLTQEEVAKAIGISKQHYSRLEAGTSKGSVGVWQKLKNFFRVKSIDDLLEPK
- a CDS encoding helix-turn-helix domain-containing protein — translated: MFPKKIFAIRIKELRQANGLTLAQLGQLFGVSKQSAQRWETGVNVPSAENLVDMADYFGVSLDYLVGRSDDPTLHK
- a CDS encoding helix-turn-helix transcriptional regulator, with amino-acid sequence MKTELQKYLYGRGITQTYVARQLGITPQSLGRKIKGRLNFTWTEVMCLCDVLSVEVQDITMLIPQVLSKSSRKT
- a CDS encoding helix-turn-helix transcriptional regulator codes for the protein MRTWMREKRLSLGLSQERLAYKADTCGRTVSYIEQGQRTPEPAIAKRLAAVLDEDWTRFYEDTK
- a CDS encoding helix-turn-helix domain-containing protein, producing MDITVERIVQLIKSKKIAEATFAEDIGMGRNTVNNWKGGRSKTYLKKVDAIADYFGVSVDYLLGRTDNPAPPRLNADNAIIVQGDYVGPVTEDERVFVEQVLKAYREQQKHDKS
- a CDS encoding recombinase family protein gives rise to the protein MKNAVIYARFSSHAQNEQSIEGQLRVCHEFAKREGYTVIGEYIDRAISGRSDDRPEFQRMISDARKRAFQFVIVYKLDRFTRNRYDSAIYKHKLKQYGVKVLSAMENIGDNPESIILEAVLEASAEYYSVDLSQKIKRGRQDSATKGKFVGGRVPIGYKSIGGQLVIDEAKAPIIKYAFEEYAKGTKKRDIIAELNARGLRNLNGNPYGCTALQTALKNKKYVGILEQSGVVVEGGCPAIIDKETFSKVQERLEKNRRQGAKNKAKIEYLLTGKLFCGYCGSPMQGVSGTGKNGKRWSYYQCPKRRRKEGCNKLNEKKDFLEWYIVEQTVEYVLVPERMKHIAAAVVAQYDSEFNDGKVKEMERRIAWLEREIAKIANTVIDMPKEGRKPLYDKIEQYGLEKTDIEIDLAKMKVANRIRFTEKDIMAWLKVFCKGDLFDMDFRRRIIDVLVNSVYLYDDKTVIYYNIKGGKQVSYIDMLENTESIETFEDPLDSSNDRISNGLLHQKGILPVKG
- a CDS encoding AraC family transcriptional regulator → MQVYRIPIDQDSRMEMTRHGTEGFPMAIYETVLAKNALGFVDWHWHDEFQFCLVTEGQVRFHVGDGIHLLAAGMGLFINSGVLHMAEPLTADAAYHCTDVSPRLMGSFPESDIHNRYLKGFLEDPTRRYILLSKDVSWQGLVLKKMGEIHSAYQGRAKGFEIWIVSLLMHIFFLLLQSGAEGAAEAAPDALERIKLILNYIHEHFGEKITLKQLSKWVNLCPNECCRYFKSHTGSTIFSYINNLRITKSAEALLNHPGRTVSQIAYECGFSTPSYFIEKFRQKTGMTPNQYRRRMGSDVQK